Proteins encoded within one genomic window of Spiribacter curvatus:
- a CDS encoding polyprenyl synthetase family protein produces MANLTEALTQARTRVEAALDQALPDATLAPERLHEAMRYAVLAPGKRLRPFLVYQAGALFNARASDLDSPACAVEMIHAYSLIHDDLPSMDDDDLRRGQPTCHRAFDESTAILAGDALQALAFQHIAEAGPANAECRLRMIQALGLAVGSRGMAGGQALDLNAVNHRLDANELEAMHRYKTGALILASLRLGSLCAANEADAEQCNALDHYGQCIGLAFQVQDDILDVTGDSLDMGKTSGADARREKPTYPGLMGLAASRRFARELRDEAVCAVEGFGPRADMLRSLADYIISRER; encoded by the coding sequence ATGGCCAACCTGACTGAAGCGCTGACACAGGCCCGGACCCGGGTCGAGGCGGCGCTCGACCAGGCCCTGCCCGATGCCACGCTGGCACCGGAGCGCCTGCATGAGGCGATGCGTTACGCGGTCCTCGCGCCGGGCAAACGCCTGCGCCCGTTTCTGGTCTATCAGGCGGGTGCACTGTTCAATGCGCGCGCTTCGGATCTCGACTCGCCGGCCTGTGCGGTGGAGATGATCCACGCCTACTCGTTGATCCACGACGACCTGCCCTCAATGGATGATGATGACCTGCGACGGGGTCAGCCGACCTGCCACCGGGCATTCGATGAATCGACCGCCATACTGGCCGGCGACGCCCTCCAGGCACTGGCTTTCCAGCATATTGCCGAGGCGGGCCCCGCCAACGCTGAATGCCGCCTCCGAATGATTCAGGCGCTCGGTCTCGCGGTGGGCTCGCGGGGGATGGCCGGCGGTCAGGCACTGGATCTGAATGCGGTCAACCATCGGCTCGATGCCAACGAACTCGAGGCCATGCACCGCTACAAGACCGGCGCGCTCATTCTCGCCAGCCTGCGGCTGGGATCACTCTGCGCCGCTAACGAAGCCGATGCGGAGCAGTGCAACGCCCTCGACCACTACGGCCAGTGCATCGGGCTCGCCTTCCAGGTCCAGGACGACATCCTTGATGTGACCGGTGACAGCCTCGATATGGGCAAAACCAGCGGCGCCGACGCACGGCGCGAGAAACCCACCTATCCGGGACTGATGGGACTCGCGGCATCGCGACGATTCGCCCGCGAGCTCAGGGACGAGGCCGTCTGCGCCGTGGAAGGCTTCGGCCCACGCGCCGACATGCTGCGCTCGCTCGCGGACTACATCATCAGCCGCGAGCGCTGA
- a CDS encoding TrkH family potassium uptake protein, with translation MPRSACAAGAGSPSASVTWKADSVREVLRGTGFLLHVPGLMALLSLPIAGWAGEWWGAWGLALTAAVALISGQLLVWTTRGTDRLYRYQSMLIAGISWLLIAIIGAIPVFVSAHLAPLPTESVLQPFRQPSHAFFESVSGFTSTGLTVVAAASELPHHIQWWRSFSQWIGGIGVILLLLAVVPAERGAINLYFSEARDEKILPTVKSTVQTIWAIYLGYTLGAIALLWIVGEPPWRAVNHGMTAIATGGFTITDDSLMSAPQAVQLAYVPIMLAGAVSFLIHYRLIVERVSPRSLWQLVEVRVLVWVLLGGGLLLWGQRWLTVGGSDTLISSVMVWVSAMTSAGFAAADLSSWGDAALLLVLTAVLMGGMAGSTSGGVKLLRVGLLLKDLVGQLRSLRATPHEVVVLRYDGAHITPAQMASLGHTALRLVGIFMLLWLLGVFIMLHWLPADTRLAHVFFDTASALFNSGLDTGVVGPDLNAGAAVVLSILMLLGRLEVFPLLLLAAFFMGRR, from the coding sequence TTGCCGCGGAGCGCCTGCGCGGCCGGCGCCGGCTCGCCTTCCGCGAGCGTCACCTGGAAGGCTGACAGCGTGCGCGAGGTGCTGCGCGGGACCGGGTTTCTGCTGCATGTCCCCGGTCTGATGGCGCTGCTGTCGCTGCCGATCGCCGGGTGGGCCGGTGAGTGGTGGGGCGCATGGGGGTTGGCACTGACCGCCGCGGTGGCGTTGATCAGTGGCCAGCTGCTGGTCTGGACGACGCGTGGCACGGATCGGTTGTATCGCTATCAGTCGATGCTGATCGCGGGCATCAGCTGGCTGCTCATCGCGATCATTGGTGCGATCCCGGTGTTCGTCAGTGCCCACCTCGCCCCGCTGCCGACAGAGTCCGTGCTGCAGCCATTCCGTCAGCCATCCCATGCCTTTTTCGAATCGGTATCGGGGTTTACCTCCACGGGACTCACCGTCGTAGCGGCCGCCTCGGAGCTGCCGCATCACATTCAGTGGTGGCGGAGTTTCAGTCAGTGGATTGGGGGGATCGGTGTCATTCTCCTGCTGCTGGCGGTCGTCCCCGCCGAGCGCGGCGCCATCAATCTCTATTTCTCGGAGGCCCGCGACGAGAAAATCCTGCCCACCGTCAAATCAACGGTGCAGACCATATGGGCGATCTATCTGGGGTACACGCTGGGCGCCATCGCGCTGCTGTGGATCGTCGGCGAGCCCCCCTGGCGCGCGGTCAATCATGGCATGACAGCGATTGCGACCGGCGGATTCACGATCACCGATGACAGCCTGATGAGCGCCCCTCAGGCCGTCCAGCTCGCGTATGTGCCGATCATGCTGGCCGGTGCGGTGAGCTTTCTTATCCACTATCGGTTGATCGTCGAACGGGTTTCACCGCGCTCGCTCTGGCAGCTCGTGGAGGTCCGGGTGCTGGTCTGGGTGCTGTTGGGAGGTGGTCTGCTGCTCTGGGGGCAGCGCTGGCTGACGGTCGGTGGCAGCGACACGCTGATCAGTTCAGTCATGGTCTGGGTATCGGCGATGACATCGGCGGGGTTCGCCGCTGCCGACCTGTCATCCTGGGGCGACGCGGCGTTGCTGCTGGTGCTCACGGCGGTGCTGATGGGCGGGATGGCTGGATCCACCAGTGGCGGTGTCAAGCTGCTTCGGGTGGGGCTCCTGCTCAAGGATCTGGTGGGCCAGCTCCGCTCGCTCCGCGCCACGCCGCACGAGGTGGTGGTGCTTCGCTATGACGGGGCGCATATCACCCCGGCGCAGATGGCCTCACTCGGCCATACCGCCCTGCGGCTGGTGGGTATCTTCATGCTGCTCTGGCTGCTGGGGGTGTTCATCATGCTCCACTGGTTGCCCGCCGATACCCGGCTTGCCCATGTGTTTTTCGATACCGCCTCGGCGCTGTTCAACTCGGGCCTCGACACAGGGGTTGTTGGGCCTGATCTGAACGCGGGAGCAGCGGTCGTGCTCAGTATCCTGATGCTGCTGGGGCGGCTTGAGGTGTTTCCGCTTCTGCTGCTGGCGGCATTTTTCATGGGTCGGCGCTAG
- the typA gene encoding translational GTPase TypA: MITDPLHSDVRDLRNVAIIAHVDHGKTTLVDQLLQQSGTLAARGEVQERIMDSNDLERERGITILSKNTAIKWQDLRVNIVDTPGHADFGGEVERVLSMVDSVLLLVDAVDGPMPQTRFVTQKALALGLKPIVVVNKVDRDGARPDWVVDKTFDLFDNLGASEEQLDFPVIYASALNGYAGTEPDVRGGDMTPLFELIRDTVPAPQVDAEGPFRMQVTSLDYNSYVGVIGIGRVQRGSIKTNQTLTCVDRDGKRRQVRLLQVLGFLGLDRVEVPSANAGDIIAFTGVEGINISDTLCDPAAVEALPALTVDEPTVSMTFQVNTSPFVGREGKYVTSRQLRDRLLRELEHNVALRVEDTDDPERFRVSGRGELHLGILIENMRREGYELGVSRPEVITREVDGRIEEPYEQLTVDVEEDYQGAVMQALGERGGELTDMLPDGRGRVRLDYIIPARGLIGFRTEFLTATSGTGLMYHVFDHYGPAKTGEYGQRNNGVLVSMAPGKAVAYALFNLQGRGKLFIGHGDEVYEGMVIGLHSRDNDLVVNPLKAKQLTNVRAAGSDESIILTPPQRLTLEQALEFIDDDELVEVTPGAIRIRKKYLLEHERKKAAKAGK, from the coding sequence ATGATTACCGATCCCCTCCATTCCGATGTGCGTGATCTGCGCAACGTCGCCATCATCGCCCACGTCGACCACGGCAAGACCACCCTGGTGGACCAGCTGCTGCAGCAGTCGGGCACTCTGGCCGCACGCGGCGAGGTCCAGGAGCGGATCATGGATTCCAATGATCTCGAGCGTGAGCGTGGCATTACCATCCTGTCCAAGAATACGGCGATCAAGTGGCAGGACCTGCGCGTGAACATCGTCGATACCCCCGGCCATGCCGACTTCGGCGGCGAGGTCGAGCGGGTGCTTTCGATGGTGGATTCGGTGCTGCTGCTGGTCGACGCCGTCGACGGGCCCATGCCACAGACACGGTTCGTGACCCAGAAGGCGCTCGCACTCGGGCTCAAGCCCATCGTGGTGGTCAACAAGGTGGACCGCGATGGGGCCCGTCCGGACTGGGTCGTCGACAAGACCTTTGATCTGTTCGATAACCTTGGCGCCAGCGAGGAACAGCTTGACTTCCCGGTGATCTACGCCTCGGCCCTGAACGGTTATGCCGGGACCGAGCCCGATGTGCGCGGCGGTGACATGACGCCGCTCTTCGAGCTTATCCGCGATACCGTTCCGGCCCCGCAGGTGGATGCTGAGGGACCGTTCCGCATGCAGGTGACCTCGCTCGACTACAACAGCTACGTCGGTGTGATCGGCATCGGGCGGGTCCAGCGGGGCAGTATCAAGACCAACCAGACATTGACGTGTGTCGACCGCGACGGCAAACGCCGCCAGGTCCGGCTCCTGCAGGTTCTGGGGTTTCTGGGGCTCGACCGCGTCGAGGTGCCATCCGCCAATGCCGGCGATATCATCGCCTTCACCGGTGTCGAGGGCATCAATATCTCCGATACGCTCTGTGACCCGGCGGCGGTCGAGGCGCTGCCGGCACTGACAGTGGACGAGCCGACCGTGTCGATGACCTTCCAGGTCAATACGTCGCCGTTCGTCGGGCGTGAGGGCAAGTATGTGACCTCCCGCCAGCTTCGCGATCGCTTGCTGCGCGAACTCGAGCATAATGTCGCGCTGCGCGTGGAAGACACCGACGATCCCGAGCGATTCCGGGTCTCGGGCCGGGGCGAGCTGCATCTGGGTATCCTCATCGAGAACATGCGTCGCGAGGGCTACGAGCTGGGTGTGTCACGGCCGGAGGTCATCACCCGCGAGGTCGACGGCAGGATCGAGGAGCCCTACGAGCAGCTCACCGTGGATGTCGAGGAGGATTACCAGGGGGCAGTGATGCAGGCACTGGGCGAGCGTGGTGGCGAGCTCACCGATATGCTCCCCGATGGCCGTGGCCGTGTGAGGCTCGATTACATCATCCCGGCCCGTGGGCTGATTGGTTTTCGGACCGAGTTCCTGACCGCGACCTCAGGGACCGGGCTGATGTATCACGTCTTCGATCACTATGGTCCGGCAAAGACCGGGGAGTACGGCCAGCGGAATAACGGCGTGCTGGTGTCAATGGCGCCCGGCAAGGCCGTGGCCTACGCACTGTTCAACCTGCAGGGCCGGGGTAAGCTGTTCATCGGCCATGGCGACGAGGTCTACGAGGGCATGGTGATCGGGCTGCACAGTCGCGACAACGACCTGGTCGTCAACCCGCTCAAGGCCAAGCAGCTCACCAACGTCCGCGCCGCCGGCTCGGACGAGAGCATCATCCTGACACCCCCTCAACGGCTCACGCTGGAGCAGGCGCTCGAGTTCATTGATGATGATGAGCTCGTGGAGGTGACCCCGGGCGCCATCCGGATCCGTAAGAAGTACCTGCTCGAGCATGAGCGCAAGAAAGCGGCGAAGGCCGGTAAATAG